One Xiphophorus hellerii strain 12219 chromosome 1, Xiphophorus_hellerii-4.1, whole genome shotgun sequence DNA segment encodes these proteins:
- the wnt5a gene encoding protein Wnt-5a yields MKMRLGCVCRPVCWPCGSLLDSRHCVFALTLLTLLMQVVVEANSWWSLAMNPLLIPEAYIIGAQPLCSQLVGLSQGQKKLCQLYQDHMQFIGEGAKMGIRECQYQFRHRRWNCSTVDNASVFGRVMQIGSRETAFTYAISAAGVVNTVSRACREGELNSCGCSRAARPKDLQRDWLWGGCGDNLNYGYRFSREFVDAREREKSYPKGSYDSARLQMNLHNNEAGRRAVSNLADVSCKCHGVSGSCSLKTCWLQLADFRKVGDALKEKYDSAAVMKLNSRGKLVPMHSNFNAPTSNDLVHIDQSPDYCLKNQSTGSIGTVGRLCNKTSEGMDGCELMCCGRGYDQFKAHLVERCNCKFHWCCYVKCRVCTTVVDQFVCK; encoded by the exons ATGAAGATGAGGCTAGGTTGTGTTTGTCGGCCAGTTTGCTGGCCCTGTGGCAGCCTGCTGGACTCCAGGCACTGTGTCTTTGCCCTCACACTCCTCACACTCCTCATGCAGGTGGTCGTGGAGGCCAACTCATGGTG GTCTTTGGCCATGAACCCTTTACTGATCCCAGAGGCCTACATCATCGGGGCCCAGCCTCTGTGCAGCCAGCTGGTGGGCCTGTCTCAGGGCCAAAAGAAACTGTGCCAGCTTTACCAGGACCACATGCAGTTTATTGGCGAAGGTGCCAAAATGGGGATTCGAGAATGCCAATACCAGTTCAGGCACCGGCGCTGGAACTGCAGCACGGTGGACAACGCCTCTGTTTTTGGACGCGTCATGCAAATAG GCAGTCGGGAAACGGCGTTCACCTATGCCATCAGTGCAGCAGGGGTGGTGAACACAGTGAGCCGTGCCTGCAGAGAGGGCGAGCTCAACAGCTGCGGGTGCAGTCGGGCCGCTCGTCCCAAAGACCTACAGAGAGACTGGCTGTGGGGCGGATGTGGAGACAACCTCAACTACGGCTACAGGTTCTCCAGGGAGTTTGTGGATGCACGCGAAAGGGAGAAGAGCTATCCAAAAGGCTCGTACGATAGTGCAAGATTGCAGATGAACCTTCACAATAATGAGGCAGGAAGGAGG gCGGTGTCAAACCTTGCCGATGTGTCGTGCAAGTGCCATGGCGTGTCTGGATCCTGCAGCTTAAAGACCTGCTGGTTGCAACTGGCCGACTTCCGTAAGGTGGGCGACGCTCTGAAGGAGAAGTATGACAGTGCAGCAGTCATGAAGCTTAACTCGCGTGGCAAACTGGTGCCAATGCACAGCAATTTCAACGCTCCGACAAGCAACGATCTGGTGCATATCGACCAAAGTCCAGACTACTGCTTAAAGAACCAAAGCACTGGCTCCATAGGCACCGTGGGGCGCCTTTGCAACAAGACATCAGAGGGCATGGATGGATGCGAGCTGATGTGCTGCGGCCGAGGTTACGACCAATTCAAGGCACACCTTGTGGAGCGATGCAACTGCAAGTTCCACTGGTGCTGCTATGTGAAGTGCAGGGTGTGCACCACAGTTGTAGACCAATTCGTCTGCAAGTGA